One Streptomyces drozdowiczii DNA segment encodes these proteins:
- a CDS encoding LLM class flavin-dependent oxidoreductase, producing MQFGIFTVGDVTTDPTTGTTPSEHERIKATVAIARKAEEVGLDVFATGEHHNPPFVPSSPTTTLGFIAAQTKNIVLSTSTTLITTNDPVKIAEDYATLQHLADGRVDLMMGRGNTGPVYPWFGKDIRQGIPLAIENYALLHKLWREDVVDWEGKFRTPLQSFTATPRPLDGVPPFVWHGSIRSPEIAEQAAYYGDGFFHNNIFWPMEHTRKMVRLYRQRYAHYGHGTAEQAIVGLGGQVFMRKNSQDAVREFRPYFDNAPVYGHGPSMEDFTEQTPLTVGSPQEVIERTLSFRDAVGDYQRQLFLMDHAGLPLKTVLEQLDILGEEVVPVLRKEFAALRPAGVPETAPLHPAYAATKES from the coding sequence ATGCAGTTCGGGATCTTCACCGTCGGGGACGTCACCACCGACCCCACCACCGGTACGACGCCGAGCGAGCACGAGCGGATCAAGGCCACCGTCGCCATCGCGCGGAAGGCCGAGGAGGTCGGGCTCGACGTCTTCGCGACCGGTGAGCACCACAACCCGCCGTTCGTCCCCTCGTCGCCGACCACCACGCTCGGCTTCATCGCGGCGCAGACGAAGAACATCGTCCTGTCGACCTCGACCACGCTGATCACCACCAACGACCCGGTCAAGATCGCCGAGGACTACGCGACGCTCCAGCACCTCGCGGACGGCCGCGTGGACCTGATGATGGGGCGCGGGAACACCGGCCCGGTGTACCCGTGGTTCGGCAAGGACATCCGCCAGGGCATCCCGCTCGCCATCGAGAACTACGCCCTGCTGCACAAGCTGTGGCGGGAGGACGTCGTGGACTGGGAGGGCAAGTTCCGTACGCCGCTCCAGTCGTTCACCGCGACCCCGCGCCCCCTGGACGGCGTGCCGCCGTTCGTCTGGCACGGCTCCATCCGCTCGCCGGAGATCGCCGAGCAGGCCGCGTACTACGGCGACGGCTTCTTCCACAACAACATCTTCTGGCCCATGGAGCACACGAGGAAGATGGTGCGGCTGTACCGCCAGCGGTACGCGCACTACGGCCACGGCACCGCCGAGCAGGCGATCGTCGGCCTCGGCGGCCAGGTGTTCATGCGGAAGAACTCCCAGGACGCGGTACGCGAGTTCCGCCCGTACTTCGACAACGCGCCGGTCTACGGCCACGGACCGTCGATGGAGGACTTCACCGAGCAGACCCCGCTGACCGTGGGCTCGCCCCAGGAGGTCATCGAGCGGACCCTGTCCTTCCGCGACGCGGTCGGCGACTACCAGCGCCAGCTGTTCCTGATGGACCACGCGGGACTGCCGCTGAAGACGGTCCTGGAGCAGCTGGACATCCTCGGCGAGGAGGTCGTCCCCGTGCTGCGCAAGGAGTTCGCCGCCC
- a CDS encoding VOC family protein → MAFTAETHVRLARPSRDLGAAERFWVEGLGLTVLFRADAGREPGTHDLLMVGHPGGPWHLELTRGPVDPRPTEEDLLVLYLDGPVPEDLVARLLTCGGTRVASPNPYWNEWGVTVEDPDGYRLVLCRRGWRP, encoded by the coding sequence GTGGCATTCACCGCCGAGACGCATGTCCGCCTCGCCCGCCCCTCGCGCGATCTCGGCGCCGCCGAGCGGTTCTGGGTGGAGGGGCTGGGGCTGACGGTCCTCTTCCGCGCGGACGCGGGGCGGGAGCCGGGAACGCATGACCTTCTCATGGTGGGGCATCCCGGCGGCCCCTGGCATCTGGAGCTGACCAGGGGGCCGGTCGACCCCCGGCCCACCGAGGAGGACCTGCTCGTCCTGTACCTGGACGGCCCGGTCCCGGAGGACCTGGTGGCCCGGCTGCTCACCTGCGGCGGTACGAGGGTCGCCTCCCCGAACCCGTACTGGAACGAGTGGGGGGTGACGGTGGAGGACCCGGACGGATACCGGCTGGTCCTGTGCCGGAGGGGCTGGCGGCCGTAG